A genome region from Baekduia alba includes the following:
- a CDS encoding substrate-binding domain-containing protein → MFPKFSPRAGAGVLLVTALAAVGAGCGSDDDNGGTTSNASTAAASSSADKGGKIAFLLPENKTARYENQDKPFFIAKVKELCPKCEVIYENATQDAAKQQQQAEAALTQGAKVLVLDAVDVASAAAIVNRAKQQKVPVVSYGRLVSNAPLDYYVSIDPFKVGQQQAQEQLKALKAAGKANPSILMINGSPTDSNSAPYKKGAEQVYKQAGAKIVKSYDTPDWSPDKAQQEMEQSITSLGKTGFDGVYVANDGMAGGAIAAMKSAGMDPAKFYVTGQDAEVTGVQRILKGEQLETVYQPLKIIASKSAEIAVPLAQGKPVPAGIATAKTDNGAGQVPSVLVPTLSVDKSNVNDTVVKDGFLKPADICTAAYASACKDAGIQ, encoded by the coding sequence ATGTTCCCGAAGTTCAGCCCACGAGCGGGCGCCGGTGTCCTGCTGGTGACCGCGCTCGCCGCCGTCGGCGCCGGCTGCGGCTCCGACGACGACAACGGCGGCACCACGTCGAACGCCAGCACCGCGGCCGCCTCGTCCAGCGCCGACAAGGGCGGCAAGATCGCCTTCCTGCTGCCCGAGAACAAGACCGCGCGCTACGAGAACCAGGACAAGCCGTTCTTCATCGCCAAGGTGAAGGAGCTGTGCCCCAAGTGCGAGGTCATCTACGAGAACGCGACCCAGGACGCCGCCAAGCAGCAGCAGCAGGCTGAGGCCGCGCTGACGCAGGGCGCCAAGGTCCTCGTCCTCGACGCCGTCGACGTCGCCTCGGCCGCGGCGATCGTCAACCGCGCCAAGCAGCAGAAGGTCCCCGTCGTCAGCTACGGTCGACTCGTCTCCAACGCGCCGCTGGACTACTACGTGTCGATCGATCCGTTCAAGGTGGGCCAGCAGCAGGCGCAGGAGCAGCTGAAGGCCCTCAAGGCCGCCGGCAAGGCCAACCCGAGCATCCTGATGATCAACGGCTCCCCGACCGACTCGAACTCCGCCCCGTACAAGAAGGGCGCCGAGCAGGTCTACAAGCAGGCCGGGGCCAAGATCGTCAAGTCCTACGACACGCCCGACTGGTCACCCGACAAGGCCCAGCAGGAGATGGAGCAGTCCATCACCTCGCTCGGCAAGACCGGCTTCGACGGCGTCTACGTCGCCAACGACGGCATGGCCGGCGGCGCGATCGCCGCGATGAAGTCGGCGGGCATGGACCCGGCCAAGTTCTACGTGACGGGCCAGGACGCCGAGGTGACGGGCGTGCAGCGCATCCTCAAGGGCGAGCAGCTGGAGACCGTCTACCAGCCGCTGAAGATCATCGCGAGCAAGTCGGCCGAGATCGCCGTGCCGCTCGCGCAGGGCAAGCCGGTCCCCGCGGGCATCGCGACCGCGAAGACCGACAACGGCGCGGGCCAGGTCCCGTCGGTGCTCGTCCCGACCCTCTCGGTCGACAAGAGCAACGTCAACGACACGGTGGTCAAGGACGGGTTCCTGAAGCCCGCCGACATCTGCACCGCCGCCTACGCCAGCGCCTGCAAGGACGCCGGCATCCAGTGA
- a CDS encoding SIS domain-containing protein, whose protein sequence is MTAAGAQMTAEMAEQPRVLAALAARRDELTAHVRDAVPAGPTGIVLVARGSSDNAAVFGRYVLELATRRPVALAAPSLVTRYGVQDRLDGWLAVGVSQSGRTPEIVSVLESFGAAGATTVAITNDRDSALARVAAATIDTAAGAEKAVPATKTVTAQFAAFALLAEALSGGSELPWSADAWAALPDAVEAILADDAPARAAAEVVGDAQGLVAIARGLLLGAALEAALKLKEMTGILAEGASAADFLHGPIAVVRRELPVLTLAAGGPAAADVAEFADAARARGGRVLTIAPDASADLPIPTSIPDGLAAITATVRAQQLAREVSLLRGIDPDSPFGLSKVTETH, encoded by the coding sequence GTGACCGCGGCCGGCGCGCAGATGACCGCGGAGATGGCCGAGCAGCCGCGGGTCCTCGCGGCGCTGGCCGCGCGGCGCGACGAGCTGACCGCGCACGTGCGCGACGCCGTGCCGGCGGGCCCGACCGGGATCGTCCTGGTCGCGCGCGGCTCGTCCGACAACGCCGCGGTCTTCGGCCGCTACGTGCTGGAGCTCGCGACGCGCCGCCCGGTCGCGCTGGCCGCGCCGTCGCTGGTCACGCGCTACGGCGTGCAGGACCGCCTGGACGGCTGGCTGGCCGTCGGCGTCTCGCAGTCCGGCCGGACGCCGGAGATCGTCTCGGTCCTCGAGTCCTTCGGCGCCGCGGGCGCGACCACCGTCGCGATCACCAACGACCGCGACAGCGCGCTCGCGCGCGTCGCCGCCGCGACGATCGACACGGCCGCCGGGGCCGAGAAGGCCGTCCCGGCGACCAAGACCGTGACCGCGCAGTTCGCGGCGTTCGCGCTGTTGGCCGAGGCGCTGAGCGGCGGCAGCGAGCTGCCCTGGAGCGCCGACGCGTGGGCCGCGCTGCCCGACGCGGTGGAAGCGATCCTCGCCGACGACGCGCCCGCCCGCGCGGCGGCCGAGGTCGTCGGGGACGCCCAGGGCCTCGTCGCCATCGCCCGCGGCCTGCTGCTCGGCGCCGCGCTGGAGGCCGCGCTGAAGTTGAAGGAGATGACCGGCATCCTCGCCGAGGGCGCGTCGGCCGCCGACTTCCTGCACGGCCCGATCGCGGTCGTGCGGCGCGAGCTGCCGGTCCTGACGCTCGCCGCCGGCGGCCCCGCGGCCGCCGACGTGGCCGAGTTCGCCGACGCCGCCCGCGCCCGCGGCGGCCGGGTCCTGACGATCGCCCCCGACGCGTCCGCCGACCTCCCGATCCCCACCTCGATCCCCGACGGCCTCGCCGCGATCACCGCGACCGTCCGCGCCCAGCAGCTCGCCCGCGAGGTCTCCCTCCTGCGCGGCATCGACCCGGACAGCCCCTTCGGGCTGTCGAAGGTCACCGAGACGCACTAG
- a CDS encoding GntR family transcriptional regulator, with translation MIDALKPGDPLPSERELAERYDVARMTVRAEITRLAAEGLVERVQGRGTFVAEARVAQAAALSSFTEDMRARGLKPGSQVLGQGTVPADDLVSRRLGIDVGTPVVRVRRVRTADGEPMALEEAFLPADRFGEMADEDLEGASLFTVLEERFGARFPEADQRVVAVEIVGEDANLLRVAPGRAGLKFHTILIDADDRPLAYAWSLFRGDRYEIRLRQERRA, from the coding sequence TTGATCGACGCCCTGAAGCCGGGCGATCCCCTCCCCTCCGAGCGCGAGCTGGCCGAGCGCTACGACGTCGCGCGGATGACCGTGCGCGCCGAGATCACCCGGCTCGCGGCGGAGGGGCTGGTGGAGCGCGTGCAGGGCCGCGGCACGTTCGTCGCAGAGGCCCGCGTCGCGCAGGCCGCCGCGCTGTCGTCGTTCACGGAGGACATGCGCGCGCGGGGGCTCAAGCCTGGGTCGCAGGTGCTCGGCCAGGGCACGGTGCCGGCCGACGACCTCGTCTCGCGCCGCCTGGGGATCGACGTCGGCACACCCGTCGTGCGCGTCCGCCGCGTGCGCACCGCCGACGGCGAGCCGATGGCGCTCGAGGAGGCCTTCCTGCCCGCCGACCGGTTCGGCGAGATGGCCGACGAGGATCTCGAGGGCGCCTCGTTGTTCACGGTGTTGGAGGAGCGCTTCGGCGCGCGCTTCCCGGAGGCCGACCAGCGCGTCGTCGCGGTCGAGATCGTCGGCGAGGACGCCAACCTCCTGCGCGTCGCGCCTGGCCGCGCGGGCCTGAAGTTCCACACCATCTTGATCGACGCCGACGACCGGCCGCTGGCCTACGCGTGGTCGCTCTTCCGCGGCGACCGCTACGAGATCCGGCTGCGCCAGGAGCGCCGCGCGTGA